Within the Acinetobacter radioresistens DSM 6976 = NBRC 102413 = CIP 103788 genome, the region TCATCGCTTAGATGATTTAGAAAAATGTATATCCTGAATTTGGGCCGCCTAAACCGTTCGTCATCGCCTAGATGATTTAGAAACAGGTCCGCGACTGAATCCAAGTTAGAACCGGGTTCGTCATCGCCTAGATGATTTAGAAAATCTATTCCGACACTTGCACTTGAACTAACATGTTCGTCATCGCCTAGATGATTTAGAAATTCTCATACCCGCCCAACTGTTCAATCAGATTGTTCGTCATCGCCTAGATGATTTAGAAATTCACGTCGCGGCAGTGAAATCGCGATTAACAGTTCGTCATCGCCTAGATGATTTAGAAATTCGGGCCACGCTCTAGTTTTTCTAAGCAGCAGTTCGTCATCGCCTAGATGATTTAGAAATCTCTTGTAATGGGTTTCATAATATAATATAGGTTCGTCATCGCTTAGATGATTTAGAAAACAAATGTTGACCATTGAGCAGTATCCAGAAAGTTTGTCATCGCTTAGATGATTTAGAAAAGAAAATCAAAATAATCAGGTGCAAGCGGTTCGTTTGTCATCGCTTAGATGATTTAGAAGAACAGCATAGACTGAATTGGCAATCTTGTGAGGTTCGTCATCGCTTAGATGATTTAGAAGAATATGGTGTATATACTTGTGCATTTAGTTCTGTTCGTCATCGCTTAGATGATTTAGAAGTGAGTCTTCGTATAGAGGTTTTGATTCAACAAGTTCGTCATCGCTTAGATGATTTAGAAGTTTAGGGTTGTATGCAATATTGCCGCGTGCATGTTCGTCATCGCTTAGATGATTTAGAAGATCACATTTGTGTGTTATTGCCGCAGCACCTGGTTCGTCATCGCTTAGATGATTTAGAAGAAAAGTTTTTAATCGGCGTGAATCATATAAAAGTTCGTCATCGCTTAGATGATTTAGAAGTATGGGGGCAGATTGGCGAGTAGGTTCGATTGGTTCGTCATCGCTTAGATGATTTAGAAGTTGCTGCTGATTCTGTTCTTGAGCCTGTTGACGTTCGTCATCGCTTAGATGATTTAGAAGATTAAAAGCAGTTTGGGTGTTTGATGCCTTCTGTTCGTCATCGCTTAGATGATTTAGAAGATTTACAAGGGCGTAGGTATTGCTACTTGTAAGTTCGTCATCGCTTAGATGATTTAGAAGAGACAGAACCAAAGGAACCGAAGCAAGACAGTGTTCGTCATCGCTTAGATGATTTAGAAGGCAGCAAGTTTCTGTTATAGAGAAAAAGTTATGTTCGTCATCGCTTAGATGATTTAGAAGAACACGGTGATGCCGGAATGGATTTGACAGCTGTTCGTCATCGCTTAGATGATTTAGAAGGTGATCTTAATGATGAGCGCGATGAATTTGAAGTTCGTCATCGCTTAGATGATTTAGAAGACCTTCTTTGCTTATTTTATTGCAGAGTCCAAGTTCGTCATCGCTTAGATGATTTAGAAGACTAAAGGTAAAACAAAAAAAAGTGATAAAGTGTTCGTCATCGCTTAGATGATTTAGAAGTCTATCCCAAACTCTTGTTTGACCGCATCTGCGTTCGTCATCGCTTAGATGATTTAGAAAATTCGTCAAGCTCGTAGAAATTGACTTTAACCGTTCGTCATCGCTTAGATGATTTAGAAAAAGGCTTAATCAAAGTTGAGCGAAAAACTGGTGTTCGTCATCGCTTAGATGATTTAGAAAAGCAAGAAACCAAATCAACACATCAATTTACCGTTCGTCATCGCTTAGATGATTTAGAAAATAGTCATTCTTGAAGACAAGCCGCTCAAAGGGTTCGTCATCGCTTAGATGATTTAGAAATTACCTGGTTTATCCGCAATACGGCGCTCATAGTTCGTCATCGCTTAGATGATTTAGAAAAATCGACTCAGTAAGCGTGCAATCCACTTTATGTTCGTCATCGCTTAGATGATTTAGAAAGACAGTACCTGTTCGGTTTTTTGAAATTGATTGTTTGTCATCGCTTAGATGATTTAGAAATTATGGAATGATGAAATATTAATTAATGGTATGTTTGTCATCGCTTAGATGATTTAGAAAAAACAGCTAGACGGCGCGCGTGGTGATTCAGGGTTTGTCATCGCTTAGATGATTTAGAAATATTCTTTATCTTTCGGCTTGTCATCTATGAAGTTCGTTATTCCATAAATGGTTTAAGACTTTTAAAGAGACATAGTAAAAACTTCTATAAACAATAAAATTATTAAAAACAGAATTATTGTTCAATAAATCATCCAATTTCATCTACATTATTAAATTAAAAAGGTATTATGAGCCGAAATATGTCAGAATTTGATTAATTTATGATGTTCATGAGAAAACTGGGTAAGTCTTTTGACCTGGACTTGAGAAAATTAATACTTTTATTAATCGTATTCTGCGTATCTACACTCTTCTTTGTATCTTTAGGCGTGAGTTATTTAATCGTAAAAAACCAGTTGATCAGCAACTCTTTAGCGATTAACTCGGAATATGCAAATAAAATTGCCCTTAATACAGACAATCATTTTCAAAATATATTAAAAGAACTCAAGTACAGTGCTCAATCTTTGGGGAAAGACTTTAACAGTTTTGCGTTAAGAGAAGCAGAAGTTGATCGTCTTAAATACCAGTCGGATCACTATAACAGTGTAGTCATTGGTGATGCTGAAGGCAGGCTCATCAACTTTTCTTCCAACATTTTAAATATTGACCGGAATAAAATTCAGACCACGCCCGGAATTCAAGCCTCACTTAAAAATAAAAAAACTTATATTTCTTCACCCTATTACTCTGTAAAAGATAATCTGATTGTTTTCTTGTCCCAGCCTATCTTTGATAAAGATAATAACTATAAGGGCTTTATAGGCTCAGCCATTTACTTAAAGCAGAAAAATATTATTAACCATCTCTTAACGATCAACTACAGTTATAAAAAGAGCTACATGTATGTGATTGATCAGAATAATAAGATTATTTTTCACCCTGATACAAAAAGAATTGGAGAAACTGTTAGGAATAATACAGGCCTGAAATACATGCAGGCGACCAAAAATGGAAATATCCGTTTGATAAACAGTCGAGGCGTAGATAATCTTGCTGGCTTTTCATACATCCCCTCAACCAAGTGGCTTATTGTCTCTCAGCAGCCCACTAATGAGCTACTTGAGCAGGCATCGACTATTATTTATAAAGTTACAGGCGGAATTTTCCTGTTTTATCTGCTTATTTTTTATATTGTCTGGAGATTTGCACTTGTTATTTCCAATCCGTTACATAACCTAGCCAATATGGCCAGTCTGCTAAATCAGCCTAAAATCGAAGAAAGAATCAAAAGGATTAATCCTTGGTACTATGAAGTCACCAAGTTCAAGTTATCACTTTTATTAAGCGCACGTAAATTTTCTCATAAGCTGACCGAAATGGATCATCGTATTAATACAGATCCACTGACTGGCTTATTAAACCGTAGAGGGATGCAGTTCTTTACAAAAGGAATGATAGATTCTAAAGTTCCTTTTTCTGTACTTCTAATTGATATAGACCATTTTAAACGTATTAATGATACGTATGGTCATGATGAAGGTGATGAAGTACTAAAAACTTTGGCTAAAATCATGTTGGAAAATTTCCGCAAAAATGATCTTTGTTGCCGTCATGGTGGTGAAGAATTTATTGTAATTATTCCAAATGTTAATAAACAAGAGGTCTATGAAAGTGCTGAAAGATTTCGCCATGCCGTAGAAACATATATTATTAATAATGTTGGCAGAATCACGGCCTCTATTGGTATTGCGTCGTGGCCCGAGAGCTCAAATAGTTTTACAGAAGTATTAAAAATTGCCGACAACAATCTCTACCATGCCAAAAATCATGGCCGCAACCAGGTAAAGCACAGCTAAAAAATATAATTCAGGAAATTTATGAATCAGCTATTTTAAGGCATAACCTTTAGATGGTCAGATATATAACTGATCCTTTAAGGGTTATGCTTTTTTATTCTATATAATTTTTACTGATTTTTTCTCAATTGAAGTTACTTGTTTCTATATTAAGTAACCCTGCTTAATCTTGATGAGCAAACATTACGCTCTCTATTTCTATATTCCCCTTAAAACAATTAATGGCATACTGAACTATTCTATTTTTAAATATATAATAAATATTATGATATTTATCAGGATGAGTGTTCATATAACAGTTATTAAAATTATCAGATATTTATTAAAAACAAAAACATGATTAAAATTTTTATATTTTCTTACTTGTACTCAGGCTGGATATCAATCCATATTTAATATACATGAGCAAATGCTCTACGCATCAGGTCTTTTGATCTATCGATTTTAGCGAGTTTTGATAATAGAGTCTAATTTTTATTTATTCAGACGTTATCATATAGGCTCTAGTTTTACACCTGATCGACTGAATATGGCTGAGCTTCTTATACCATTCTTTATAGCAATTATTCTATTAACAATAACTCCGGGACTGGATACAGCATTAATTATACGAACAGCTACTGTAGGAAATAAAAGTAAAGCATTCAATGCAGCCTTAGGTATTGCGTGTGGCTGTTTAGCATGGGGTGTACTCGTAGCTTGTGGAATAGGCGCTATTTTAGCTACCTCTGAACTTGCATTTAACCTGTTAAAATGGTTAGGAGCTGTTTATCTGGTATGGTTAGGTATTGGCTTGATTTTTAAACCTCGAACAGTTTTTGAGATAACGTCAAATCCTAACAAACAGGAAAATTGGTTTTTAAAAGGTTTGATTACGAATATATTGAACCCTAAAGTCGGGTTCTTCTATGTCTCATTTTTACCCCAGTTTATTCCAACTGGTGAAAATTCTACATATTGGCTTTTAAGCTTAGTAGCCATTCATGTGGGTTTAGGTATTTTATGGTCATTATTTTTGATTACTTTGATGAAACCTATTTCGAGATTTCTACAGCAAGGTAAAACTCTGAAAAAAATTGATCAGATAACTGGCTCCATTTTTATATTGTTCGCGCTGAAATTAACCTTCACCAATAGATAACCCCCATACTATTTACCTGAATGACGATCATGCGTTTTAAAAATTTAAACGTTTAACTTTTATAATAAATTTTCATTTGCATAAAGAGTGGGTTTAAGCAGTTTCTGTCTGGCCCACTTGGTGATAAGCACGATTAAAATAAACCAGACTTTGATCATGCTGGCTTTGTTGAATCGCAACAATAGGACAAATCAAAATAGTGTGAGTTCCCACTTGTTGAATTTGCTCAATCTCGCAGTCGAAACTTACCAAAGCATCTTCCAACACAGGTGCACCTGTTTCCAACTCAATCCATGCACCATGTTTAAAGCGTTCTTCTGGCGTGAGTTTAGATGAAAATGCTTTTGAAATATGTTCGTGATGCGCGCCTAAAACATTCACTGTTAAAATTTTGTTATCCAGGAAATGTGCATGTGAGCTTGCAGCCTGGTTCATACAGACCAATAATGTCGGTGGTGTGTCAGTCACACTACACACAGCAGAGGCAGTAAATCCAAAACGGCCAGACATACCTGCCGTGGTCACAACACTGACTGCACTTGTGAGTAAAGACATTGCATTTTTAAAGTCTGTTGCCTGAACCATGACATTATTCCTAAATTGAACCGTACTTTTTCCTGTGTGTTTGCTATACCACCCAACTCCATCAGGAAGGTACTATCGACATGCGTTCTGATTAGAACGACATGTAGTAAGTAAAATGAGGGTTACTTGTTTGATTATCAACTGCCATCAAAAAAGTAACCCTTTATACCACTTATTGGTAAATATTAAGCAGTAAGTTCCAATCCTGTAAGTTCTCTGCGAACGATTTCTGCACCTGCACTTAAGGCATTTAACTTGCCACGTGCCACTTCACGAGAAAGAGGTGCCATACCACAGTTTGTGCAAGGATAAAGCTTGTCAGAATCTACAAACTGAAGCGCTTTACGGAGTGTATTCGCCACTTCTTCTGGTGTTTCAATCTGGTTAGATGCGACATCAATTGCACCGACCATCACTTTTTTACCGCGAATAAGCTCGAGTAAATCGATAGGTACATGTGAGTTGTGACATTCTAATGAAATGATATCAATGTTAGAAGCCTGAAGTTTCGGAAACGCTTCTTCATATTGACGCCATTCCGAACCGAGTGTTTTTTTCCAGTCTGTATTAGCTTTAATGCCGTAACCATAGCAAATATGAACCACAGTTTCACATTTTAGGCCTTCAATGGCACGTTCCAAAGTCGCGACACCCCAGTCATTGACTTCGTCAAAGAATACATTAAATGCAGGTTCGTCAAATTGAATGATGTCTACCCCAGCAGCTTCTAATTCTCTTGCTTCTTGGTTCAAGATTTTAGCAAATTCCCAAGCCAGTTTTTCACGGCTCTTGTAATGACCGTCATAAAGCGTATCAATCATGGTCATTGGGCCAGGTAACGCCCACTTGATAGGTTGATTGGTTTGCTGACGTAAAAACTTGGCATCTTCAACAAAAACCGGCTTTTGACGTGATACCGCACCCACTACAGACGGTACACTTGCATCATAGCGATCACGAATTCGAACTGTTTCACGCTTCTCAAAATCTACACCATTTAAGTGTTCAATAAACGTCGTCACAAAATGTTGGCGGGTTTGCTCACCATCACTGACGATATCGATGCCAGCAAGTTGTTGCTCGTGTAATGCCAAACGTAACGCATCTTTTTTACCTTCAATCAAGCCTTCGTTTTCGAGTTTCCAAGGTGACCAAAGCTTTTCAGGTTCTGCAAGCCAAGACGGTTTAGGTAAGCTGCCAGCAGTTGAAGTCGGTAATAATTTTTTCATGATCAATGACCTGTATGTATATTAATTAAGAGCGTAATTTGCAGACCACTGCTCAAGAATCGCTTGGTATGGTTTGATAAATTGCTCTTCAACAAACTTCCCCTGCTCAATAGCCAGACGGCTACGTTCTTCTCGGTCATACACAATGCGAGTGAGTGAATAGTCTTGATTCTTCAAACTTGGCTGATAATATTTACCCGCAACTGAATTTGCATTATAAATTTCAGGGCGGTAAATCTTTTGGAAGGTTTCCATTGTGCTGATGGTACTGATCAACTCAAGGTTGGTGTAATCACTCAACAAATCACCTGAAAAATAGAATGCTAAAGGCGCGGCGCTATTTGCCGGCATAAAATAGCGGACCTTTAAGCCCATTTTTTGGAAATATTCATCAGTTAATGAATAGTCTTCTTGCTTGTATTCGACACCCAAAACAGGATGTACATTTTCAGTACGGTGATAGACCTTACTTGTTGAAACGCTTAGGCAAATGACAGGCGCTTTTTTAAAGTTGGCTTTATAAGTCTCAGAGTTAATGAAACTTCTAAACAGGTTGCCATGTAATTCACCAAAATTTTCTGGTGTGCTAAAGGTAGGCTGATCTTTATTATGATCAAGCAACAGCACACTAAAATCATAATCACGGACATAAGAAGAAAAATTGTTGCCCACAATACCTTCAATACATTTACCGGTTTTTTTATCGATAATATTGGTTTTCAATATTTCAATCAAAGGGAGCCCACTGCTATGGTTTTGCACATCAATATTCATTTCAACTGAAATGATTTCAAGCTCAACAGCATAGCGGTCGCCTTTAGGGTTGTCCCAATAAGCTAAGGCATTGAAACGATTATCAATCATCCGTAACGTATTGCGCAAATTTTCCTGACGGCTCATCCCTCTTGCCAAGTTAGCAAAGTTGGTGGTAAGGCGCGTATTGTCTGCTGGACGATAGTTTTCATCGAAACAAATACTCTTAATCGTAAATGTAAACTCTTTATTCATTGTGATCAGTACCCTAATTTCCGAGATAAACCTAAAAAATCTTTTTGCTCTTTTTAAACTTTCCAGCCTTATCGGTTTTGCGCCTTTTGGTCTTATCAAAAGTGAATTACTGGAGCGCTTCAGAACATGAATAGATTTATACCGCAATCACAACATGAATAAAAATGATTTAGTCTCATTGGAAAGTGAGTTAAATTCATGTTTAAAAACTAACGCTATTAGAATTAAAGAATATTGGTAAAAAAAAATGAGATTTTTAAATTCTTTTCCTACTAATAATTTTTTAATTTTCTGCATGTTATAGTGTAGGAACTTATATTTATTCTGATTTAATCATCGTACTTATGATTTAAATCATACATGTATATGGTTATATCTAAGCAGATAGAGGGCTGGTGCATGATTTAACGAGTTATAGCGTTATAATTTGAACTGGTAATTTTAGTAACATATAACAGAGCTTAATCATCATTAGAAAAAATTTTCAAAAATAACAGTTTGATTTAAGAATTTTGAATATTACTGAATTTTTTATATAAGCCTTTAACTATACTTCTATACATCATAGCTAGCATGATTTTATTCAAGTTTTATCGCATAAAGATTATATAATTTAATATTCTTCTAGTGCTCATTTTTTGAATATAATCTATTTTTAAAGTCATATGTTGAATACCAATTGTTAAAGCTGCTTCATAATCAATTAGGGATTTTAATTGCCCCTTTTATTTTTATTGCCTCTTTAACAGGGCTACTCTATGGCTTAACGCCCCAGCTTGAGAGCTTTATTTATAAAGAGCAGCTATCCGCACTACATAGCCCAAACCATAAAACTCAACCTCTTAGTCAACAGGTTGCAGCTGCCTCAACTGTTTTACCTCATGATGCAAAGATATTTGCAGTTCGAACACCGCAGACTTCTGAACATACCACACGCATTCTTTATCAGGTGCGCGACAACCCTGATACAGTTAAGGCAATATTTATAAATCCATATACATTAAAGATCCAAGGTGAACTTCCTGTTTACGGTACCAGTGGGGTTTTACCTTTAAGAACTTTTTTAGACCAGTTACACCGCAGCTTATTACTAGGTGAGTATGGTCGTATATATAGCGAATTTGCAGCAAGCTGGTTAGGACTATTCGCTTTAACTGGCCTGATTCAATGGTGGAGCTATCGTAAAAAAAATAAATCCATTCATTCACGCCATTCACTTATCAAATGGCATTATATTTTCGGTTTAACTGTATTACCGATGCTATTTTTCTTTTCTATTACCGGTTTAACATGGTCAAAATGGAGCGGAGCAAACATTGCACAACTTCGCCATTTACTCAATAGTGATACACCAACTTTGTATCTGGCATTAAATCCAAAAACGATGAATGTGACAAATCCACATGCTGAACATTACATGCAGATGGATATTTCAGGCCAACATCTTTCAACTAAATTAAACTTCAAAAACTTTGATCGTATTGTCGAGCTTGCTCATCAAAATGGTTTAAACGCACAAGCATTACAAATTAAACCCAGTTATCAAAAAGATCGGGCCTGGTCGATAGAAGAAATGAATCATCGTTGGCCAATTCAAATCGATGCTTTAGCGGTAGATATGTCAACTCAACATATTATTGACCATTTAAGATTTAGTGATTT harbors:
- a CDS encoding flavin reductase, translated to MVQATDFKNAMSLLTSAVSVVTTAGMSGRFGFTASAVCSVTDTPPTLLVCMNQAASSHAHFLDNKILTVNVLGAHHEHISKAFSSKLTPEERFKHGAWIELETGAPVLEDALVSFDCEIEQIQQVGTHTILICPIVAIQQSQHDQSLVYFNRAYHQVGQTETA
- a CDS encoding sensor domain-containing diguanylate cyclase — its product is MRKLGKSFDLDLRKLILLLIVFCVSTLFFVSLGVSYLIVKNQLISNSLAINSEYANKIALNTDNHFQNILKELKYSAQSLGKDFNSFALREAEVDRLKYQSDHYNSVVIGDAEGRLINFSSNILNIDRNKIQTTPGIQASLKNKKTYISSPYYSVKDNLIVFLSQPIFDKDNNYKGFIGSAIYLKQKNIINHLLTINYSYKKSYMYVIDQNNKIIFHPDTKRIGETVRNNTGLKYMQATKNGNIRLINSRGVDNLAGFSYIPSTKWLIVSQQPTNELLEQASTIIYKVTGGIFLFYLLIFYIVWRFALVISNPLHNLANMASLLNQPKIEERIKRINPWYYEVTKFKLSLLLSARKFSHKLTEMDHRINTDPLTGLLNRRGMQFFTKGMIDSKVPFSVLLIDIDHFKRINDTYGHDEGDEVLKTLAKIMLENFRKNDLCCRHGGEEFIVIIPNVNKQEVYESAERFRHAVETYIINNVGRITASIGIASWPESSNSFTEVLKIADNNLYHAKNHGRNQVKHS
- a CDS encoding methionine synthase, with translation MKKLLPTSTAGSLPKPSWLAEPEKLWSPWKLENEGLIEGKKDALRLALHEQQLAGIDIVSDGEQTRQHFVTTFIEHLNGVDFEKRETVRIRDRYDASVPSVVGAVSRQKPVFVEDAKFLRQQTNQPIKWALPGPMTMIDTLYDGHYKSREKLAWEFAKILNQEARELEAAGVDIIQFDEPAFNVFFDEVNDWGVATLERAIEGLKCETVVHICYGYGIKANTDWKKTLGSEWRQYEEAFPKLQASNIDIISLECHNSHVPIDLLELIRGKKVMVGAIDVASNQIETPEEVANTLRKALQFVDSDKLYPCTNCGMAPLSREVARGKLNALSAGAEIVRRELTGLELTA
- a CDS encoding DUF1852 domain-containing protein — encoded protein: MNKEFTFTIKSICFDENYRPADNTRLTTNFANLARGMSRQENLRNTLRMIDNRFNALAYWDNPKGDRYAVELEIISVEMNIDVQNHSSGLPLIEILKTNIIDKKTGKCIEGIVGNNFSSYVRDYDFSVLLLDHNKDQPTFSTPENFGELHGNLFRSFINSETYKANFKKAPVICLSVSTSKVYHRTENVHPVLGVEYKQEDYSLTDEYFQKMGLKVRYFMPANSAAPLAFYFSGDLLSDYTNLELISTISTMETFQKIYRPEIYNANSVAGKYYQPSLKNQDYSLTRIVYDREERSRLAIEQGKFVEEQFIKPYQAILEQWSANYALN
- a CDS encoding LysE family translocator gives rise to the protein MAELLIPFFIAIILLTITPGLDTALIIRTATVGNKSKAFNAALGIACGCLAWGVLVACGIGAILATSELAFNLLKWLGAVYLVWLGIGLIFKPRTVFEITSNPNKQENWFLKGLITNILNPKVGFFYVSFLPQFIPTGENSTYWLLSLVAIHVGLGILWSLFLITLMKPISRFLQQGKTLKKIDQITGSIFILFALKLTFTNR
- a CDS encoding PepSY-associated TM helix domain-containing protein, with product MLKLLHNQLGILIAPFIFIASLTGLLYGLTPQLESFIYKEQLSALHSPNHKTQPLSQQVAAASTVLPHDAKIFAVRTPQTSEHTTRILYQVRDNPDTVKAIFINPYTLKIQGELPVYGTSGVLPLRTFLDQLHRSLLLGEYGRIYSEFAASWLGLFALTGLIQWWSYRKKNKSIHSRHSLIKWHYIFGLTVLPMLFFFSITGLTWSKWSGANIAQLRHLLNSDTPTLYLALNPKTMNVTNPHAEHYMQMDISGQHLSTKLNFKNFDRIVELAHQNGLNAQALQIKPSYQKDRAWSIEEMNHRWPIQIDALAVDMSTQHIIDHLRFSDFPLSAKLTRWGVDLHIGVLFGWLNQVLLVLSAAIILLVLIFSYRAWWTYQRPLDTLRKFNQGLWQQWKNCNQFQKIIYISILFGLYFLLPVWTISVVLLQLTATVFHYLSLKKSHKN